ATCCTCAAACAAGTTTTACCTTCATTACTGCATTTATACGATACAATTTTTCTGGATGAATGCAGCATGGTGACAACCGAATTGTGGAATATTATTCAACACCGAATCCAGAATACTTTACTGATTGGTAAAAATCGCCAACTCATCGTTATGGGAGATCCCGCTCAATTATCCCCAGTTAACGAGGATAATCATGAACGAAGATCACCATCTTTTAATGTAGAAAATAAAGTTGTTTTAACCGAAGTTGTTCGTCAAATGAAAGATAGCCCTCTCCTAGAATTTGTAACCGCTTGTCGAACTGCTGTTAAAAGTAAAACCGTTTTCAAACCCTTCTCCAAATTTGACTTAGAGCGCAAAAATGGAGCTTTCATGGTTCGAGAAGAAAGGTTTCTCAAATACGCACTGAAGAAATTCTCTGCAACTTTTCCTTCAGATCCAGATTGCTTCCGAATTCTCTGCTACACTAACAAACGAGTTGCTTACTGGAACCATAAAATTAGAGCAAAACTCTACGGAAAAAATGCACCTAGATTTTTGGTGGGAGAAAGACTCATTAGTAAAGCTCCTGTGATTGCTCCAGATGGAAAAACCGTTATTCTTCCTACCTCAACAGAAGTAGAAGTGATGGAAGCGGTAGAAGATCGCTATTCGGGTTATAAAGCCTGGAAACTGAAGGTTAAAATCGAGAATAATGGCAGTTTTTATGCTTCCGAGGATCTGCGACAAATCTATCTGCTTCATGAAGACGATGCTCAAAAGTTTCACAAAGATAATATCAAATTATTACGAAACGCTAAAACTAATCCTAGCCTTTGGAAAGCTTGGTATAATCATTGTGAAATCTTTGCAGATCTGCGAAATTGTTGGGCTTTAACGGTTCATAACGCTCAAGGCTCTACTTTCCGAGAAGTCGGAATTGATAGCCATGACATCTCTAAAAAAGTTGCGACTAAGTTTTTGTATTTAGCTCAACATCTTCCTAACCAAAAACTTGACTTTTTAAGAGAATATCGCAACAGTGTCTTAGCGTGTAACCAACTTTATTATGTCAGTTGTAGCCGAGCTAAAAATCGAGTTTTCATTATTCGTTAATTAGAAGCCACCTAACCAATAGCTCGCAACCAACCAAGCACCAAGTCCTGAGCCAATCCAGCCCAATAAAACCATTACAATAAAGATGATAATTAATCGACCTAACCCTGCAAACGACCCCGCTTCAGGTGGGCCGGTTCGACGATCATCAAGCTCGAAGTTGTAGTTGCACCAATACATCCCAATAATCGCCATCAGCACAAACCCAACGATGCTACCGACTGGAATCAACAGTAGCCTCCAAGTCAACCCAAATCGCGCCACAGCACCCCAGAGAATCAAAAGGGTTGGACTCAGCAATATTATCAAACCCACCATCCAAGGCAATAAAGCTCTAATAAAATCGGGGAGAGAGTCAACCCATTCAGTAACCACCCACTTCCAGGGTCGATGCACAACTGGGGCTGTGTCAATCTTTGAGTTAGGACGATCTCCTATTGTTTGTAGTGTTTCGGGGCTAGAATCAAACTTACCAAACCAGCCTCCGGTGTCCCCTCCAGCCCATCCTTCAACGCCAAACGTTTTACGACATAACGCTTTGAATTCTGACACCGCACTGATGTCTTGATTTAAGTAGCCTTCAGGATGAAAAATTCGACCGATATATCTACCCTTAAGCCGAATTTGTCCCACCACATAAATCCCTCCCCCGACTGAATACACAGCATTAGCTGGATCTCGCGAATAAAACGCCACA
The sequence above is a segment of the Planktothrix tepida PCC 9214 genome. Coding sequences within it:
- a CDS encoding ATP-dependent DNA helicase; this encodes MTQNWVQPSFQLTSQQEQALKQIEQFLNSRQQIFGLFGYAGTGKSTIINLIAQQLVNAGKRVTFTAPTNKAVGVLQRMATEKKVRGVDFMTIHQLLGLAPVKQGQHKILKQVLPSLLHLYDTIFLDECSMVTTELWNIIQHRIQNTLLIGKNRQLIVMGDPAQLSPVNEDNHERRSPSFNVENKVVLTEVVRQMKDSPLLEFVTACRTAVKSKTVFKPFSKFDLERKNGAFMVREERFLKYALKKFSATFPSDPDCFRILCYTNKRVAYWNHKIRAKLYGKNAPRFLVGERLISKAPVIAPDGKTVILPTSTEVEVMEAVEDRYSGYKAWKLKVKIENNGSFYASEDLRQIYLLHEDDAQKFHKDNIKLLRNAKTNPSLWKAWYNHCEIFADLRNCWALTVHNAQGSTFREVGIDSHDISKKVATKFLYLAQHLPNQKLDFLREYRNSVLACNQLYYVSCSRAKNRVFIIR